Below is a window of Actinomycetota bacterium DNA.
CTGAGCTTCGAATCCGAAGTACTCCTTGGCGCGCGTGGTATCCAACATCCGTCGGGGCTGACCGTCCGGCTTGGTGGCGTCCCAGTGGACCTCTCCCTCGTAGCCTGTCAGGTTGGCGATCAGAGCCACGAGATCGCGAATGATGATCTCACGGCCGCTACCGATGTTGACCGGCTCGGCGCCGTCGTACGCCTCGGTGGCAAGGACGATCGCGCGCGCCGCGTCTTCCACGTAGAGGAACTCCCGGCCGGCAGATCCGGTTCCCCACACGTCGACATGCGGCGCTCCGGTTTCGCGGGCGTCGACGAACTTGCGGATGAGTGCCGGAATGACATGGCTGGTCTCCGGATCGAAGTTGTCTCCGGGTCCGTAGAGGTTCACGGGAAGCAGGTAGACGCCGTTGAAGCCGTACTGATCTCTGTATGCCTGCAACATGACGAGGAGTGATTTCTTGGCGACGCCATACGGAGCGTTGGTCTCCTCCGGGTAGCCGTTCCACAGGTCCTCCTCTTTGAACGGCACCGGTGTGTATTTCGGATAGGCGCAGACGGTCCCGAGCTGCACGAGTTTCTCGACGCCGACCCGGCGGCTCTCCTCGATCACGTTGATGCCCATGGCCGCGTTGGCGTAGAAGTAGCGTCCCGGGTTGGCCCGGTTGGCACCGATGCCACCCACTTCTGCCGCAAGATGCAACACGACGTCGGGTCGAACGTCGGTCATGAGATCCCGAACGGTCTGTTGATCGGTCAGGTCATGGTCGGCGTGGCGGGGAACCATCAGGTCGATGGGGCGGCGGCGGAGAAGGTCACAGATGTACGAGCCCAGGAAACCGGCACCGCCGGTCACCATGACCCGCTTGCCTTTCAGTTCGGTCACTCGGGTCTCCCGTTGCGCCACTCGATCTGCTTGAGGCCCGCGTCGACCAGGGTCCGCTCCTGCTTGGCCAACTCGAGGTCCGAGTCGATCATCATGCGCACCAGGTCCGGGAATTCCACCTTCGGTTCCCAACCGAGAACTCGGCGAGCTTTGGAGGCGTCGCCCTGGAGGATGTCGACTTCGGCCGGTCGCAGGTATCGCTCGTCGATACGCACGTGATCACGAAAATCGAGGTCGAGCAGCCCGAATGCCGCCTCGCAGAATTCACGTACCGAATGCCGTTCGCCCGTGGCGATCACATAGTCGTCGGGAAGATCCTGCTGGAGCATCAGCCACATGGCCTCCACGAAGTCCCCGGCGAATCCCCAGTCGCGCTCTGCGTCGAGATTGCCGAGGAAGACGTAGTCCTGAAGCCCGAGCTTGATGCGGGTCGCCGCCCGGGTGATCTTGCGGGTCACGAACGTCTCGCCCCTTCTGGGCGACTCGTGATTGAAGAGAATCCCGTTGCCGGCGAAGAGGCCGTACGCCTCGCGGTAGTTGACCGTCTGCCAGAACGAGTACACCTTCGCGACGCCGTACGGGCTCCGCGGATGAAACGGCGTTCGTTCTGTCTGCGGGGTTTCCGCAACCTTCCCGAACATCTCGGATGAGGACGCCTGGTAGAAGCGCACCGGTGATCCGAGCTGCCGGATGGCTTCCAGCAGCCGCAGTGTGCCTATCGCATCGATGTCTGCCGTGTAGATGGGGTTCTTGAAGGAGACGCCCACGTGGGACTGGGCGCCGAGGTTGTAGATTTCGGTCGGTTCGATGTGCTGAAGGAGATGGACGAGGCTGTTGCCGTCGGCCAGGTCGCCGTAATGCAGGAACAGGTTCGCCGATTCGCTGTGAGGGTCGATGTAGAGATGGTCGATCCGTTCGGTTGCGAATGTGCTCGAACGGCGGATCAGCCCGTGTACTTCGTACCCGCGACCAAGCAGGAACTCGGTGAGGTACGATCCGTCCTGTCCGGTGATTCCGGTGATGAGCGCACGCCCCAGCAAAACATACCTCCCACCACGCGTCGTTTTCAACCACTTAGCGTAGTTCGTGGTGGGGGAGGGCGCAACGGTTGATCAGTCGATCCGAGTTGGGCTCTGCTCCACGGTTCTTGTAGAGCTCGATCGGCACGCCTCGTCGTGGGAGAAGCACTCTCCGTCGATCGTCTGTCTCCTCGATCTCGGCTCCGACAGGCACATGTTTCCGATTCCGACGAGACCGGCCTATGGTGAGCCTGCGCACATCATCACTGGGAAGGGGCGGCTGTGCGGCTCAAGCGAGGGGGCACGCATGGTGCCGGTTCCCGTCACTACAAACCCAAGCATCGATCCAACACCGGAATCGGGTTCGATGCTCTGCGTCTGAAGATCGTTGGAGGTCGACGACGGATCGGCTTGTGGCCGGTTCACAGATGGATGATGGCGCTCACCGTGGTAGTCCTACTCGGCACCTCCGGCGCCGCCATGGCCGGTGTCGGCGTGGCACCAGAGAATCCTTCCGGAGCAGACACGCCCGAGTTCATCGAGGCCATCCCGCCCGACTCCCTCGGAGCGACGTTGGACACGAGCGTCCTTGTCTCTCCTGATTCACCCGATGGGACCGGTCTGCCAAGCCGCCTCGATCCGATCGATGGCGATGATGGTTTCTCGTCGTGGAA
It encodes the following:
- a CDS encoding GDP-L-fucose synthase, giving the protein MVTGGAGFLGSYICDLLRRRPIDLMVPRHADHDLTDQQTVRDLMTDVRPDVVLHLAAEVGGIGANRANPGRYFYANAAMGINVIEESRRVGVEKLVQLGTVCAYPKYTPVPFKEEDLWNGYPEETNAPYGVAKKSLLVMLQAYRDQYGFNGVYLLPVNLYGPGDNFDPETSHVIPALIRKFVDARETGAPHVDVWGTGSAGREFLYVEDAARAIVLATEAYDGAEPVNIGSGREIIIRDLVALIANLTGYEGEVHWDATKPDGQPRRMLDTTRAKEYFGFEAQVDLEEGLRKTIAWWQEHRRP
- the gmd gene encoding GDP-mannose 4,6-dehydratase; translation: MGRALITGITGQDGSYLTEFLLGRGYEVHGLIRRSSTFATERIDHLYIDPHSESANLFLHYGDLADGNSLVHLLQHIEPTEIYNLGAQSHVGVSFKNPIYTADIDAIGTLRLLEAIRQLGSPVRFYQASSSEMFGKVAETPQTERTPFHPRSPYGVAKVYSFWQTVNYREAYGLFAGNGILFNHESPRRGETFVTRKITRAATRIKLGLQDYVFLGNLDAERDWGFAGDFVEAMWLMLQQDLPDDYVIATGERHSVREFCEAAFGLLDLDFRDHVRIDERYLRPAEVDILQGDASKARRVLGWEPKVEFPDLVRMMIDSDLELAKQERTLVDAGLKQIEWRNGRPE